The DNA segment GAGCACCTCGGTGCGCAGCAGCCGCGGCCGCATCGGGTCGAGCGGGCGGCGCAGCAGCACGTATCCGAAGCCGACGGCGCTGACCCCGCGGGCGGCGAAGTCGTCGAGCCATGCCGCGGCGAGCTCCTCGTAGGCGGGCGTGCCGACCCGGGTGCCGCCGTCGCGAATCCAGGTCGCCGCGTACTCGGCCGGCGACTGCCGCTCGCGCTCGATCACCCAGGCCTCGAGACCGGCCTCGTCGGCCCAGCGCCGCACGCGGGCGAGGCCGTCGCCCGCCGGTCTCTCGCGAGCGGCGGATGCGGAGCCGTCGCCGCGGTACTCCCAGTTGGCCAGCAGATGCGCGGTGCCGCCGGGTACGAGGTGCTCGGCCGCCCCGCGGATCACCTCCTCGACGAGCGCATCGCCGATGCGGCCTCCGTCGCGGTACTCGTAGATCGGCACGCCCTCGACCCGCGGCGTGATGACGAACGGCGGGTTCGAGACGATGCGGTCGAAGCGCTCGCCCGCCACCGGGGCGTAGAGGTCGCCCTGGCGCAGCTCGACGGTCGTGACGCCGTTGAGGGCGAGCGTGAGCGCCGCGAGCTGGAGGGCGCGCGGCGAGCTGTCGGTGGCGACGACGCGACGAGCGTGCCGGGCCGCGTGCAGAGCCTGGATGCCGCAGCCGGTGCCGAGGTCGAGCACGGCCTCGACCGGGCTCGTGGGGATCAGTCCGCTCAGCGTGACGGATGCCCCGCCGACCCCCAGCACGTGCTCGGGGGGCAGCGGCCCGCCCACGGCGCTCTCGCCCAGGTCGGAGGCGATGAGCCAGTCGACCGGTCCGGCCGCGTCGAGCGCGGCGACGGGGCGCACGTCGAGGGTGGCGCGACCAGCGCCGTCGACGAGGCCGAGCGATCGGGCGCCCGCCGAACCGAGGGTGGGCAGCACGCGCGCGAGGGTCGCTTCGTCGGCGGGCTCCGCCAACAGCAGCAGTCGGGCGAGCAGCGCCGCCGGGTCGCTCGAGCCGTGCAGGGCGCGCTGCGCAGGCACGCGGTCGCCCCGCGCGAGAGCCGCGTCGGCCTCGTCGCCCCAGAGCTGCCGCAGCCGGTCGACCGTGTACCGCGCCGCGAGCAGGTCGGAGCGCAGTCGGTCGGCGAGCGCGGCATCCACCGCTCTATCGAACACCACGGCCGCGCCCGCCGTATTCCGACAGGTATGGAATAGATCGTCGGGGTGCGCGCGTTGACTCGGAGGTGTCGATGCATCTGCATCGACCGGGGCCACCGCGCCCACCATCGAGACGAAGGAGAACCCCCTGGTGACCACCCTCACTGTCGACACGATCCCCGGCTACCGCACCGGAACCTGGACCGTCGATCACGCCCACACCGAGATCGGTTTCAGCGTGCGCCACCTCGCCATCAGCAGGGTCAAGGGCGTCTTCGAGCGCTTCGACGCCACCGTCACGGCGGCCGAGAACCCGCACGACTCGCGCGTCGAGGTGACCGTCGACATGGCCTCGATCAACACCAAGAACGCCGACCGCGACAACCACCTGCGCACGAACGACTTCTTCGATATCGAGCACCACCCGACCATGACCTTCGTGTCGACCGGCCTGCGGGTCGAGGGCGACGCCCTGCTGCTCGACGGCGACCTCACCCTGCGCGGCGTGACCAAGCCCATCACCATCACGGGCGAGTTCGGCGGCATCGCGACCGACCCGTACGGAAACGTGAAGGCGGCCGCGAGCGGCACCACCGTCATCAACCGGCACGACTTCGGTGTCAGCTGGAACGCCGCGCTCGAGACCGGCGGCTTCCTGCTCGGCGACGAGGTCACCATCACGATCGAGGCGCAGTTCCAGCTGCAGGCCTAGATCGGCGGATGCTCCTCATCGGCCGGGCGCTGCAGACCGCTCGCGGCGCCCGGCCCGGTGACGATCGGCCCGGTCGCGGTCGAGACGACGACCGCGGTGTCGGTGAGCGGGTGCGCGAGCTCATCGGGGCCGAGCCGGGCGATCAGCAGGGTCAGCAGCGCCAACACCACCGGGATGACCCCGGCGGCGAGGAACGCCACGGGAATGCCGATGAGCTCACCGACCGGCCCCGCGATCGCCATCGAGATCGGCATGAACACGAGCGAGACGAAGAAGTCGAGGCTCGAGACGCGGCCCAGCATGGCGGGCGGCACCCGGCGCTGCAGCAGAGTGCCCCACACGACGGTGGCACCCGAGAACAGCACGCCGCACACGAACAGCGCGACCACCATCACCCACAGCTGATCGGTGAGCCCGATGACGACGAGGGGCGCGCACCCGAAGCCCCAGGCCAGGATCATGAGCGTCAGGTAGCGGCGCGGCAGCCGCAGCGAGGCGACGACGATCGAGCCGAGCGCCCCGCCGATGCCGAAGGCGGCGAGCGCGAGCGCGAACGCGCCGGCCCCTCCCCCGGTCTGGTCGCGCACCGCGAACGGCAGCAGCACCTCGATCGGCCCCATGATGACGAGCACGAGCAGGGCCGAGTAGAGCAGGGTGGCGAGCAGCCAGCGCGTGCCCACCATGTAGCGCACCCCGTCGCGCACGTCGACCCACACGGCCCTCAGCGGGTGGGTGGGCTCGGCGTCGGCATCGCGGCGCACGGGCGTGAGCCGCATCGTGCCGAGCAGCACGGCGGCGACCGCCTGCGTGCCTCCGACGATGGCGAAGCCGAGCCCGGGTGACAGCACCGCGATCGCCGCGCTCGCGGCGGCGGGTCCGGCGGCGTTGATGAGCGTCGGCCGCAGCACGCCTTCGATGCCGTTGGCGGCCAGCAGCTGGTCGGCGGGCAGCAGCGCCGGCAGCCACGCCGAGTACGCCGGGTAGAAGAAGCCGTCGGCGATGCCGAGCAGCAGCGAGATGACGGCGAGGTGCCACACCTCGATGGTCTCCGTCAGCGCGAGCACGGCGATCGTCACGGCCGAGGCCGCCTTGATCGTCTCGACCGCGGTCAGAATGCGCTTCTGCGGAATGCGGTCGGCCGCGACCCCGCCGAGCAGCACGGCGAGCACGAGCCCGATGCTGCCGGCCGTGGCGACGATCGACAGGTCGACGGGCGTGCCGCCGAGCTCGATCACCTGCCAGACCACGGCGACGACCCACACGCCCGTGCCGAACAGCGACAGCACGAGCGCGAGGGCGAGCAGACGGTACTGCCCGGTTTCGAGGGGCTTGAGCGCCCGAGGGAGCGAGGGCATGACCGCCACCCTATCGGCGGGCGCCCGGCGGTGTGACGTAGCCTGAGAGGCGATGAGAGAGCTCACCGCCGACCAGATCCGGGCCAGCATGGTCAACGCCAGCGAGGCCGAGATCGAGCGGATGACCCTGCCGGGCCTGCACGAGACCCTGTGGAGCGAGCGCGAGTACCTGGGCTGGCGCGATCCGGCCGGCTCGCCGCGCGGCTACATCGTGCACTGGGTCGACGACCGGCCCGTGGGAATCCTGCTGCGCGCCGCGAGCTCGGCCCTGCGACCGGGCATCGGAGCCATGTGCTCGCTGTGCCACACGCCGCAGCCGTCGACCCAGGTCGTCATGTTCAGCGCGCCGCGCGGCGGCGAGGCCGGTCGCGACGGCAACTCGGTCGGCACCTACATCTGCCACGACCTGGGCTGCCCGGCGATCATTCGCATGGTGCCGACGACGAGCGAGCTGACGCTCATGCGCGACGAGGTCATCGCCCGGCGCAGCGCGGGGCTGCAGCAGCGCCTCGAGCGCTTCACGGCGAACATCTTGCGCACGGCCTGAACCGACGCCGGACGGCCACATGAGTCGCCGCGCGACCCGCTCGCGCGTGCAGCGCGACGCGCTAGTTGCGCTCGCGGTGCCCCAGGATGTGGAACGGGATCGCCAGCGACAGGGTGACCGCCATGATGCCGATGAAGAACGTCAGCGCCTGCCACCCCTCCGGCACCGCGTACGCGTACGCGAACAGCACGAACGACGACAGGAAGAGGAGCATCGAGACGACAACGGCGATGAGGTTCATGATGCCTCCATTGTGCCAGGTTGCGGCGAGATAATGCCGCATGACCAGCGAGCATTCGGCCTCCGCCCCCCGTCGCCCCTCCCGTCGCCCCTCCCGCCTCCGACGCCGCGTGCGGCTCGTCGGCTGGAGTGCGCTGAGCGCTCTCGCCCTCGTGGTCCTCGGGTTCGTGATGTGGGCGAGCACCCCGTACCCGGCTGAGCGCGGGCCGGTCATCGACGTGTGGGCGAACGACGCGATCGCGGTCGAGTACCTCCCGGAGGGCATCCTGATGACGCCGACCGTGGGCGGGGGCGACGCGGAGGGCACCGGGCTCGTGTTCGTTCCCGGCGCGCGGGTGCAGGCGCACGCGTACATGCACCAGCTGAGCGGCGTCGTCGAGCAGCACGGTGCGACCGTGCTCATCACCGAGCCGACCCTCAACCTGGCGTTCTTCGACACCCGCACCCTCGCCGACTTCACCACGGCAGCGCCCGAGGTCGACCGCTGGTTCGTCGGCGGGCACTCGCTGGGCGGCGTGCGCGGGTGCCTCATGACGCCCGGCTCCGACGCAGCGGGGCTCGTGCTGTTCGGCAGCTACTGCGCCGGCGACATCGCCGACTCGGGGCTGCCCGTGCTCAGCATCGCGGGCGAGAACGACGCGCTCTCGACGCCCGCGATCATCGAGGAGAACGCCGGGCTGCTGCCCGCCGACGCCGTGTTCGTGACCATCGAGGGCGCCAACCACGCGAGCTTCGGCGACTACGGCCCGCAGTCGGGCGACGGCGAGCGCAGCATCACGAGCGAGCAGATGCGGGCCGAACTGACCGCGCTGCTCGGCGAGGCGCTCGCGGGCTAGACGCGCTCGCGCCGCGTGCGGGCGATCACCCACCAGATGATCGAGCCGACCACGATGCCGCCGATGAGGGCGATGACCGGGGTGAGCAGCACGGGGCCGGCGATCTGGCTCTCCGTCAGCAGGTTCGCGAGGCCGACGTAGACCCAGAAGAAGGCGATGTCGACGAGCGCCGCGATGCCGATGGCGACCCAGGTCACCTTCCACGGGGTGCGCAGGCCCGCGGCCGAGAGCATCCACCCGCTGACGAGCACGGCGAGCGCGATGAGGATCACGCTGCCGATGAGGAACGAGACGACCACCCAGAACAGCAGCTCCGAGCCGCCGTCGAGCGCCCGCAGCAGCGCGTTCGGGTCGTCGCCGCCGAGCGAGCGGGTGAAGGCGCTCACCACGTTGCCGAACAGCGCGGTCGCCGCCAGGGCGGCCAGCGACATGCCGAACGCGAACCAGCCGGCCTGGAACATCGTGTGCGCGACGGCACCGGCGAGAAGGCTCGACTGCGTCTGCTGCCGGGTGAGCGGCTGCCGCTTCACGGGCGTCGCGGGCTTGGCGGGCTTCACGGGATCCGCGGGCGTCGCGGGCTCGGCGGCCGTCGTCTCGGGGCTCGGGGTGGGGGTGGGCTCGGCGGCCATGCGTGCTCCTCGCTCGGGGATACCGCGAATCTAGCGCCTAGAGTGTGGCGATGCGCATGAACGCCCTGCTCGTCGGCGGCTCGGGCCAGATCGGCATCGCCGCCGCGCGCGACCTGCTGCAGGCCGGCGCGAGCGTCACCGTCGCCCACCGCGGTGGGCGCGCCCTGCCGGCCGATCTGCGCGGCCACGTCGCCGAGGCGACCCTCGACCGCGCCGACCCGGATGCCCTCCGCACGCTCGCCCGCGGCCACGACCTCGTGCTCGACTGCATCGCCTTCACCCCGGCCGATGCCGAGCCCTACGCGTCGCTGGTCGGCGAGCTCGGATCGCTCGTCGTCATCTCGACCGCCTCGGTGTACCTCGGCACCAACGGCACGTGGATGGACGCGGCGACGGGTGAGGACGACTTCCCGCGGTTTCCGGTGCCGATCACCGAGGAGCACCCGACCGTCGATGCCGACGTCGACGGCTACTCGCCGCAGAAGGGCGCGCTCGAGCGCGCCCTGCTCGCCGTCGACGGGCTGCCCGTCACGATCCTGCGGCCGGGGGCGATCCACGGCCCGGGCTCACCGGCCCTGCGCGAGTGGTACTTCATCAAGCGCGCGCTCGACGGCCGGCGCCGAGTGCCGCTGACCGACCGCGGCGAGAGCCGGTTCGGCACGACGGCGACGGCCGTGATCGCCGACCTCGTGCGGCGGGCGGGCGAGCATCCGGGCCGTCGCGTTCTGAACGCGGCCGACGACCCCGCCCCGACGGCGCTCGAGATCGGGCAGGCGGTGTTCGCCCACCTCGGTCATGAGGCCGAGTTCGACCTGCTGCCGCGCGGTGCGGGTGGGCCGGAGAGCACGGTCGGCCAGCATCCGTGGGCGGTGCCGGTGCCGGTGGTCATGAGCATGGAGGCCGCGCGGCGCGAGCTCGACTACGCGCCGATCGGCAGCCACCGCTCGACCATCGGCCCCGCCATCGACGACATGATCGCCGCGATCGGCGACGGGGACTGGCGCGAGCGGTTCCCGGCGCTCGCGCACCGGTACGGCGCCGACGGCTGGTTCGACTACGACGCGGAGGACGCGCTGCTCGGCGACTGAGGCTCGTCGCCCGCCGTGGCGTGACCGACCGACCCGCTGCCGACCGAGCCGCTGCCGACCCGTGCGGCCGCGACACGTTCGCCGATGTACGACACGACGATCGCCGAGGTCGTGCCGACGATCACCAGCCCGCCGCCCATGAGCAGAACGGCGAGGAAGCGTCCGACGTCGGTGACGGGGTAGGTGTCGCCGTAGCCGACGGTGGTGATTGTGACGATCGACCACCAGACGGCGTCGCCGAACGTGGTGATGGTGGCGCCCTCGGCGCCGCGCTCGGCCTGCAGGGTGGCGAGCGCGATCACGTACACGAACACCGCCGCGTAGATCACGGCGTGCGCGCCGACCGAGCTGCGCACGGCGGTTCCCGAGCCGCCCGCGAACAGCGGGATGTGCCGCAGCAGGGTCACGACCCGCAGGGCGCGGAAGAGCGGCATGAACAGCGCGAGCACGTCGAGCGGATGCGTCAGCAGGAAGTGCCCGCGACGCCCCCGGTCGCTTAGCACGACGCGCGCGACCATGTCGACGGCGAAGACGGCCCAGGTCGCGATGAGCACACTGGCCGTCACGATCAGCAGCGCCCCGTCGAGCTCGGGCAGCAGCACGAGCACGGAATAGGCGACGAGAAACGCGGTGCCGAGCACGGCGAGCGTCGTCGAGGTGCGCGCCTCCCAGGCGAGGCGGCGGGCGTCCGGGAGGGCAGCACGGGCGGGCGAGGCGGCGGTCGCGGTCATGGTCACATTCTGGGGGCGGCACTCCCAGCACCGCCACGGCTCCGAATGATGGGATGTCCGCACCACGCATCCCGATCACGGAGACTCCATGCCCCGCACCGCGCTCGACTCCACCCCGCCCGACCTCACCGACCGCCTCGTCGTCATCACCGGCGCCAACAGCGGCCTCGGGCTGGGCCTCACCGAGCGGCTGGCCGCCGCCGGCGCGGAGGTCGTCATGGCCGTGCGCAACCGCGAGAAGGGCGAGCGGGCGGCGGAGGGGGTGCGCGGGCGGAATCCGGATGCGCGCCTGCGCCTGCTCGACTGCGACCTGGCCGACCTCGGCAGCGTGCGCGCGGCCGCGCAGACCCTGCTCGACGAGGGGCGCGCGGTGGACATCCTGATCAACAACGCCGGCATCATGGCGGTGCCCGACCGGCGCGAGACCATCGACGGCTTCGAGCTGCAGTTCGGCAGCAACCACCTGGGGCCGTTCGCCCTCACCGGACTGCTCATGCCGGCGCTGCAGAAGGCGGATGCCCCGCGCGTGATGTCGACGAGCAGCATCGTCGCCCGCATCGGTCGGTGGCAGTGGAACAACCTCAACGCCGAGCGGCGCTACTCGGCCTGGGGCGCGTACGCGCTGTCGAAGCTCGCGAACCTGGCGTTCGCGCGCGAGCTCCAGCGGCGCAGCGACCTCGAGGGCTGGGGCGTGACGAGCACGGCCGCGCACCCGGGCGGCACCTCGACGAACCTGCAGGTCACCGGACCGCGCGACGGTCGACCCGTCGAGGGTGCGGCGAAGCGCCGGATGGACCGGATCATGCAGACGGTCGACGAGGGGATCCGCCCCGCGCTCGTCGCGGCGGCGAGCCCGACCGCCCTGCCCGGTGCCTACTACGGGCCGAACGGCGCGATGGAGCTGCGCGGTGCGGCCTCGCTCGCCTGGGTGCCGTTCCCCGCGCGCGACGCCTCCGCCCTGGTGCGGCTGTGGGACGTCTCGGAGCAGCTGACCGGCGTGCGCTACGCGGAGCACGCTGAGACGGTGTCTCGATAACGGCCGAAGGGCGTACGCTGGAGCAACTGTGACTGCTCCCCCCACCGCCCGCCGCGGCCATCTCGTCGACACGCGCCCGCTGCGCGAGAGCCCCGCTTTCGCCCGCATGTGGCTCGGCGCGGCGATCACCGGCATCGGCAGCCAGATGACGATCGTGGCGGTGGGCCTCGACATCTACGAGCGCACCGCGTCGACCTTCGCCGTCTCGCTCGTCGCCGCCTTCGCGCTCGTGCCGATGATCGTGTTCGGCCTCTACGGCGGGGCACTCGCTGACCGCTTCGACCGTCGTCGGGTCGCCCTCGTCGCCGCGCTCGTCGCCTGGGGCTCGACCGCGGCGATCGCCGTCTACAGCTGGCTCGGCGTGCCCGATATCGCTCCGCTGTACCTGTTCATCACCCTCAACTCGGTCGCGGCGATCCTCGTGCAGGTCGCGCGCTCGGCGATGGTGCCGCGGCTCGTTCGGCTCGAGCTGCTGCCCGCAGCCGGCGCCCTCGGCGGCATCAGCGCGGGCGTGCAGCTGACCCTCGGGCCCGCGCTCGCGGGCGTGCTCGTCGCCTACGCCGGCTTCGGCATCACCTACACGGTCGACGTGCTGCTCTTCCTCGGCGCGTTCTGGGGGCTGTACACGCTGCCGGCGATGGTGCCCGACGGCGAGCGCCGCCGAGCCGACCTGCGCTCGGTCGTCGAGGGCTGGCGCTTTCTGGGCGTGGCCCCGAACATCCGGGCATCGTTCGTGCTCGACATCGTCGCGATGACGTTCGGCAACCCGCGCGTGCTCTTTCCCGCCGTGGGCGCCCTGCTCATCGGGGGCGGCGCGGTGACCGTGGGCATCCTGTCGTCGGCGGGCGCGGTCGGCATGCTCGTGCTCGGGCTGCTCTCGGGGCGCATCACGCGTGTACGGGCGCACGGGGTCGGCATGGTGGTGGCGGTCGCGGCGTACGGCGCGAGCATCCTGTTGTTCGGCATTCTGCTCGCGGTCACCACGGTGCTGCCGCACGACGTCGGCACCGACATCACCGAGGCGAACATCCCGGCCCTCGTGATCGCCGCCGTGCTGCTGGCGCTCTCGGGAGCCGCCGACACGGTCAGCATGATCTACCGCACGACGATGATCCAGGCCGCGGTGCCCGACATCATGCGCGGGCGCCTGCAGGGCCTCTTCACCGTGGTCGTCAACGGCGGGCCGCGCGTCGGCGACCTCTACATCGGCATGCTCAGTGTTGCGGCCGTGCTGTGGTTTCCTCCCCTGCTCGGCGGGCTCATCATCATCGTCGTTTGCGCGGTGTTCCTGCGGCTCTACCGCAGCCTTCGCGAGTACGACGCACTCGACCCGAAGCCCTGACGCCCCCGGCCAGGTCGCCGCCTGTCAGACTGGGCACACCGCCAACAGGAGGGGGCCTTATGGCTGAGCCCGCAGAGAGCCGCGTCGCGGTGTACATCGACTTCGACAACATCGTTATCTCGCGCTACGACCAGATCCACGGTCGCGGCGCCTGGCGCAAGGACAACGTCTACCGACTGCCGTCGGGGCTCACCGAGGCGACCGATGAGATCCGTGAGCGGCTTCGCTCGGCCGAGGTCGACATCGGGGCGATCCTCGACTTCGCCTCGTCGTTCGGCACCATCGTGCTCTCGCGGGCCTACGCCGACTGGTCGGTGGGGGTGAACGCGAGCTACCAGGGCCAGCTCATGGAGCGCGCCGTCGATCTCACGCAGCTCTTCCCCGCCACCCAGCAGATGAAGAACGGCGCTGACATCCGCCTGTCGGTCGACGTCGTCGAAGACCTCTTCCGCCTGCCCGACATCACGCACGTCGTCATCGCGGCCGGCGACAGCGACTACATCGCCCTCGCGCAGCGGGCCAAGCGCCTCGGCCGGTACATCGTCGGCGTCGGCGTCGCCGGCGGCACGAGCAAGAGCCTGCGTGCGGCGTGCAACGAGTACGCCGACTACGACGCCCTGCCGGGCATCCGGCCGGCCGCCCACATCGCCGCCGCCCTCGTCGCACCGGGGCCGGATGCGGAGCCGACGCCCGACGACACCGCCCCCGCGCGGCGCACCGGCGGGCGCCGCGCCTCGAGCGGCAGGCCCGCCGCCCCGGCCGCCGAGTCGACCGAGACGCCGACCTCGAAGCGGGCGGCGAGCGCGCTGCTCGTGCGCGCCCTGCGCCTCGTGCACGAAGCGGACGACTCGGAGTGGGCGCACGCTTCGGCCTTGAAGCAGCAGATGAAGCGCCTCGACCCGGCGTTCAACGAGAAGGCTCTCGGCTACAGCTCGTTCACCGACTTCGTGAAGTCCCGCGCCAACATCGTCGAGCTCGACGAGTCGACCCAGACCCGGCTGGTGCGGCTGCGCGAGAGCTAGACGCGCCCGGGCGGAGCCTGAACGGGCCGGCCGCCTCACACACTCAGAAGGGTTCGGCACCACCTGGTGCCGAACCCTTCCTCGTGCAGGTCAGGCGGATCAGTCTTCAGCGGTGGTAGAGCCGGCGTCGTCATCCGCCTCGTCGTCATCGAGCGGGGCAGTCGCGTCATCGTCGTCCGACTCGTCCTCGGTGTACGGAGCCGGGTCGTCGTTGAGATCGGACTCGTCATCGATGTACGGAGCCGGGTCGTCGTTGAGATCGGACTCGTCATCGATGTACGGAGCCGGGTCATCATTCAGGTCCGAATCGTCATCCACGTACGGAGCCGGGTCATCATTCAGATCAGACTCGTCATCCACGTACGGAGCCGGGTCATCATTCAGATCAGACTCGTCATCCACGTACGGAGCCGGGTCATCATTCAGATCAGACTCGTCATCCACGTACGGGGCCGGGTCATCGTCCGTTCCGGTGACGGTCGAGATGACCGTGTCGAACGCGCTCTGCACCGGCCCCGGAAGTGCACCAGCGGCTCCGACTCCCCCGGCGCCGAGCACGAGCACTCCGGCACCCAGGGCAATCTTCGACACAAGGCCGAGACCAGAAATCCATTCCATCACTCTTCGTACTCCCCTTCTCAGTGCCGACCTCGCGCCCACGAGAGCGGGAGCGCCGGCAGTCGACGACGATGCCGCGGTGGCATCGCCTGTGGCCGAGAGAGAAGGCGAACCGAGAGCGTCGAAGAACGCGTTCAGCGACGCCGACGCAACCGGTGCAGGCGCCTCCGCAGCGACAGATCGCAGTTCATCGATGGCCTCGGCGAGTGACTGCAACTCTGGCCGGCTCGCCGGGGTCACCCCGGAGAGAACCTGTTCGGCCTCGGCCGCGCTCATTCGCTTTCTCATCTCACTGCTCGCTATCGTCCGGAGGGGCGTCAGGGGTACGGGTCGGGGCAAGTTTCTTCCGCAGCCGTTCGAGCGCCCGGCGCTGCAGCGCCTTCACGGCACCCTCGCGCTTGCCGAGCACGGCGGCCACCTGCTCGACGGTCAGGTCGGCGACGATGCGGAGCAACATGACGTCGCGCTGGTCGGGCGGCAGGTCAGTGATGAGCGCGAGCGCGCGCTGGTCGCCGAGTCGAGCGGCGGCCTCGTCTTCGGCGCTGGATGCCCGCCGCGGGTCCTCCTCGGCGAGCAGCTCGACGGTCTCGCCGCGTCGGCTCCGCATCCGCAGCTCGTCGACGAGACGGCGGTAGGCGATCGAGAAGACGAACGAGCGGAAGGCGGCCGCGTCGCCGCGGAAGCTGCCGAGGCGGTCGAACACGACCAGGAAGACCTCGCTCGTGAGGTCGTCGGGCTCGCGCGATCCGCGGGCGGCGGCGAAGGCGGCGACAGCCGGAGCGTGGTCGTTCCACAGTCGGGTGCACGCCCAGCTCGCCCCCGCCTGGGCGGCGGCGAGCACGCTCGCGAACGCTTCGGCGCCCGCATCCCCCCGGTCGGTCATCGCCACTACAGGCTAGGGGCGCGACAGGAGGGCGCCAAACCGGTTGGCGCACGAATGTTCGCGTTCGCGTCGAGGGGGCGAGAGGGGCGAGGCTTGTCTGGCGACCGCCCCCGTGGCAGACTCGGCGGCTACTCGGCCGCTACCCTGCAGCTGATCGACGGCGACACTGCGGATCCGCGCCGGGCACTCACGCCTGCCGCTGGTTGGAGGCCACGATGACGCCGACCACTCCGCTCGCGCTGCCCGACGGCCCGATGCTGCTCACCGACGGCGGCCTCGAGACGACCCTGATCTTCCACGAGGGCCTCGACCTGCCCTCGTTCGCCGCCTTCCCGCTGCTGGCGAGCGAGCCCGGCCGCGACGCTCTGCGCCGCTACTACCGGGCCTACCTCGCCATCGCCCGCCGGCACGGCCTGGGCATCATTCTCGAGACCGCGACCTGGCGGGCGAGCGCCGACTGGGGTGCCCTGCTCGGGTACGACGCGGCCGCGCTGCGCGACATCACCGTCGCCGCCGTCGACCTGCTGCGCGAACTGCGCGACGCCGAGGCGGAACCCAGCACGGTGCTGATCAGCGGCTGCGTCGGACCCCGCGGCGACGGCTACTCGGCAGATCTGCGGATGACCCCCGATGAGGCCGCCGCCTACCACCACGCGCAGATCGCCACGCTGGCCGCGGCCGGCGTCGACCTCGTGTCGGCGCACACCATCACGCACGTCGAGGAGGCGATCGGCGTCGTGCGGGCCGGCGCCTCGGTCGACGTGGCAACGGTGATGTCGTTCACGGTGGAGGTCGACGGCCGACTGCCGAGCGGTCAGCCCCTCACCGAGGCGATTCTGCAGCTGGACGACGCGACGGATGCCGGCGCCCTGCACCTGATGGTGAACTGCGCGCACCCCACCCACCTGGAGGCCGCGCTCGACCCCACGTCGCCCGCGCTCGCTCGGTTGCGGGGCTTCCGCGCCAACGCATCGACGATGAGCCACGCCGAACTCGACGAGGCGGAGGCCCTCGACGCGGGAGACCCGCACGACCTCGCGCAGCGCGTCGCCGCCCTCACCGCGACGCTGCCGGCGCTGACCGTGCTCGGGGGGTGCTGCGGCACCGACGACCGCCACATCGCCGCGATCGCTGCGGCGTGCGCCCCGCGATAGGGCGGACGCGGTGCCCGCGCGTTGACCGGCGGTCACGACACCCGGTCAGGGGGTAACACTGCGTGAGCATCCCTCGCCAGAATGGGGTGAGGCGCGTGCCCGAGCACGCCGTGCAAGGGGGATCGTGGGACAGGCAGGCGCATCAGCCGGCGTCGAGGCGCGTCGCCAGAGCGCACTGGCGACCGAACTCGACAGGCGCGCCGCCGAAGCGCGCGCAGCGGCCGAACGGTGGATGATCGCCCACCGCACCGAGCGGCAGGTGGCTGGCACGCTCGCGCCGCTGACCGCGTGCGGCTACACGTTCTTGCACGACCGCGGCTGGCCGGGCGCGCGGCGCGGCAGCCGCAGCCAGATCGACCACGTGCTCGTCGGGCCGGGCGGCGTGTTCATCGTCGACACGAAGAGCTGGCGCGACGTGACCGTGGCGGGAGGCCGCATCTTCCGCGGGCAGGCCGACGTCACCGATGACCTGAGCGGGCTCGCCGACGTGGGGGTGGGCACCGAGGGGGTGCTCGCCGAGCTGGGGCTCGCTCCGGGTGAGGTGCACGTCGTCGTGGTGCTCGCGGGGTCGGCGATGGACCCCGTGCCGCTCGCGAGCCTGGGCGGCCTGGTGGTGGTCGGCGA comes from the Microcella frigidaquae genome and includes:
- a CDS encoding potassium channel family protein; its protein translation is MTATAASPARAALPDARRLAWEARTSTTLAVLGTAFLVAYSVLVLLPELDGALLIVTASVLIATWAVFAVDMVARVVLSDRGRRGHFLLTHPLDVLALFMPLFRALRVVTLLRHIPLFAGGSGTAVRSSVGAHAVIYAAVFVYVIALATLQAERGAEGATITTFGDAVWWSIVTITTVGYGDTYPVTDVGRFLAVLLMGGGLVIVGTTSAIVVSYIGERVAAARVGSGSVGSGSVGHATAGDEPQSPSSASSAS
- a CDS encoding homocysteine S-methyltransferase family protein — translated: MTPTTPLALPDGPMLLTDGGLETTLIFHEGLDLPSFAAFPLLASEPGRDALRRYYRAYLAIARRHGLGIILETATWRASADWGALLGYDAAALRDITVAAVDLLRELRDAEAEPSTVLISGCVGPRGDGYSADLRMTPDEAAAYHHAQIATLAAAGVDLVSAHTITHVEEAIGVVRAGASVDVATVMSFTVEVDGRLPSGQPLTEAILQLDDATDAGALHLMVNCAHPTHLEAALDPTSPALARLRGFRANASTMSHAELDEAEALDAGDPHDLAQRVAALTATLPALTVLGGCCGTDDRHIAAIAAACAPR
- a CDS encoding NYN domain-containing protein; translated protein: MAEPAESRVAVYIDFDNIVISRYDQIHGRGAWRKDNVYRLPSGLTEATDEIRERLRSAEVDIGAILDFASSFGTIVLSRAYADWSVGVNASYQGQLMERAVDLTQLFPATQQMKNGADIRLSVDVVEDLFRLPDITHVVIAAGDSDYIALAQRAKRLGRYIVGVGVAGGTSKSLRAACNEYADYDALPGIRPAAHIAAALVAPGPDAEPTPDDTAPARRTGGRRASSGRPAAPAAESTETPTSKRAASALLVRALRLVHEADDSEWAHASALKQQMKRLDPAFNEKALGYSSFTDFVKSRANIVELDESTQTRLVRLRES
- a CDS encoding MFS transporter translates to MTAPPTARRGHLVDTRPLRESPAFARMWLGAAITGIGSQMTIVAVGLDIYERTASTFAVSLVAAFALVPMIVFGLYGGALADRFDRRRVALVAALVAWGSTAAIAVYSWLGVPDIAPLYLFITLNSVAAILVQVARSAMVPRLVRLELLPAAGALGGISAGVQLTLGPALAGVLVAYAGFGITYTVDVLLFLGAFWGLYTLPAMVPDGERRRADLRSVVEGWRFLGVAPNIRASFVLDIVAMTFGNPRVLFPAVGALLIGGGAVTVGILSSAGAVGMLVLGLLSGRITRVRAHGVGMVVAVAAYGASILLFGILLAVTTVLPHDVGTDITEANIPALVIAAVLLALSGAADTVSMIYRTTMIQAAVPDIMRGRLQGLFTVVVNGGPRVGDLYIGMLSVAAVLWFPPLLGGLIIIVVCAVFLRLYRSLREYDALDPKP
- a CDS encoding RNA polymerase sigma factor gives rise to the protein MTDRGDAGAEAFASVLAAAQAGASWACTRLWNDHAPAVAAFAAARGSREPDDLTSEVFLVVFDRLGSFRGDAAAFRSFVFSIAYRRLVDELRMRSRRGETVELLAEEDPRRASSAEDEAAARLGDQRALALITDLPPDQRDVMLLRIVADLTVEQVAAVLGKREGAVKALQRRALERLRKKLAPTRTPDAPPDDSEQ
- a CDS encoding SDR family oxidoreductase, translated to MPRTALDSTPPDLTDRLVVITGANSGLGLGLTERLAAAGAEVVMAVRNREKGERAAEGVRGRNPDARLRLLDCDLADLGSVRAAAQTLLDEGRAVDILINNAGIMAVPDRRETIDGFELQFGSNHLGPFALTGLLMPALQKADAPRVMSTSSIVARIGRWQWNNLNAERRYSAWGAYALSKLANLAFARELQRRSDLEGWGVTSTAAHPGGTSTNLQVTGPRDGRPVEGAAKRRMDRIMQTVDEGIRPALVAAASPTALPGAYYGPNGAMELRGAASLAWVPFPARDASALVRLWDVSEQLTGVRYAEHAETVSR